A section of the Arcobacter roscoffensis genome encodes:
- a CDS encoding DUF2971 domain-containing protein: MNLEDFNSDKYVAHYTNVHRVLKKILPSNKIRISSVSKVNDPYERDSTWIENEPCFSDEDAIKCSNLLSELKPHIYNYIKLFCVSSYDKKSSNCFDLSLDIYGKPRMWASYGDNCKGLCLIFDKEELSKEFNKIDNVKIYEDKVEYLDFIPLIESSTCFSLYDLKNIKTNSEEMKFNPELLYKAIDKNYLLKFKYFRKHIDWKTENEYRWLVFSRETKDLDINFGNSLKAIVLGVDCNSKYKCLLEYYNIPLFKLSLQYGKYIATKL; encoded by the coding sequence TTGAATTTAGAAGATTTTAATAGTGATAAGTATGTAGCTCATTACACTAACGTTCATAGAGTCTTAAAAAAGATACTCCCCTCTAATAAAATACGAATCAGTTCAGTTTCTAAAGTTAATGATCCATATGAAAGAGATTCTACTTGGATTGAAAACGAACCTTGTTTTTCAGATGAAGATGCTATTAAATGTTCTAATTTATTAAGCGAATTAAAACCACATATTTATAATTATATAAAACTTTTTTGTGTGTCTTCATATGACAAAAAAAGTAGTAATTGTTTTGATTTATCTCTTGATATATATGGTAAACCAAGAATGTGGGCAAGTTATGGAGATAATTGTAAAGGTTTGTGTTTAATTTTTGATAAAGAAGAATTATCAAAAGAGTTTAATAAAATTGATAATGTAAAGATATATGAAGATAAAGTTGAATATTTAGATTTCATACCTTTAATTGAAAGTTCTACTTGTTTTTCACTTTATGATTTGAAGAATATAAAAACTAATTCCGAAGAAATGAAGTTTAACCCAGAACTATTATATAAGGCAATAGATAAAAACTATTTATTAAAGTTCAAGTATTTTCGTAAACATATTGATTGGAAAACAGAAAATGAATACAGATGGCTAGTTTTTTCAAGAGAAACAAAAGATTTAGATATTAATTTTGGAAATTCTTTGAAAGCTATTGTTTTAGGAGTTGATTGTAATTCTAAGTATAAGTGTTTATTAGAATATTATAATATACCATTATTTAAGTTATCACTTCAATATGGAAAATATATAGCTACAAAACTATGA
- a CDS encoding sulfite exporter TauE/SafE family protein, whose amino-acid sequence METEFLIVFTLVILISSFIHGSIGFGFGLISTPVVALFTDIQTTITYIIVPTMIVNLVSILSEGKFFEALRKFWFIILLMVIGSCVGTYILVYFNSEYFKLLLAFIIFAYLIQSAIKVRASFLSTYPRSSTYGLGLIGGLVSGLTNVVAPLTIMYTLELKYSKKDTIQLSNLCFLFTKVGQIATFLYFGAFSSTAVEISFVSMFLVAIGLYFGIKIKKKIDAKFYAKILKALLFIIAVVLVVQTLAV is encoded by the coding sequence ATGGAAACTGAATTTCTTATTGTTTTTACTCTTGTTATACTGATTTCTTCTTTTATTCATGGAAGTATTGGTTTTGGTTTTGGGCTTATTTCTACGCCTGTTGTCGCTCTTTTTACTGATATTCAAACAACTATTACTTATATTATTGTTCCTACTATGATTGTGAACTTAGTTAGTATTTTAAGTGAAGGGAAGTTTTTCGAGGCTTTGAGGAAGTTTTGGTTTATTATACTTCTTATGGTGATTGGCTCTTGTGTTGGAACTTATATACTTGTTTATTTTAATTCTGAGTATTTTAAGTTGCTGTTAGCTTTTATCATCTTTGCTTATTTGATTCAATCAGCTATAAAAGTTAGAGCTTCTTTCCTCTCTACTTATCCAAGGTCTTCTACTTATGGTTTGGGTCTTATAGGTGGTCTTGTATCTGGTCTTACAAATGTTGTAGCACCTTTGACTATCATGTACACTTTAGAGCTTAAGTACTCTAAAAAAGATACAATTCAGCTATCAAACTTATGTTTTTTATTTACAAAAGTAGGGCAGATAGCTACTTTTTTATATTTTGGAGCATTTAGTAGTACTGCTGTTGAAATATCATTTGTTAGTATGTTTTTAGTTGCTATTGGTTTATACTTTGGTATAAAAATAAAGAAAAAAATCGATGCTAAGTTTTATGCTAAGATTTTAAAAGCATTACTGTTTATCATAGCTGTTGTTTTAGTGGTTCAAACACTAGCTGTTTAA
- a CDS encoding LysR family transcriptional regulator produces the protein MDSNLLKAFITVKNEKSISGAAKKLGYTQSNITSRIKQLEKTLAYSLFHRTNRGVVLTNEGEKLYPFAVDIVKKVEEATSQMRNINHQEILKMGTTQSNATIRLIPIIEQLNKDFQDMKIEFNIDSSLNLIEQLLDYQIDIAFINGKPNHKDLEILNVFKDEIYYVEPKDKEVKNNLLVYRDTCAYCLHLQDYAKQNSDLEYKTIALQNYELMLGLTKAGYGVTLLSKSIIDKFGYTDKLKLTRIQSDFDAHLVCRKDYRPMIEDYLRTKLQ, from the coding sequence GTGGACTCAAATTTATTAAAAGCATTTATCACTGTTAAAAATGAAAAAAGCATATCAGGCGCAGCCAAAAAGTTAGGCTACACTCAGTCAAACATAACTTCAAGAATCAAGCAACTTGAAAAAACTTTAGCTTATAGTCTATTTCATAGAACAAACAGAGGTGTTGTACTTACAAATGAGGGAGAGAAACTATACCCTTTTGCTGTTGATATTGTAAAAAAAGTAGAAGAAGCAACTTCTCAAATGAGAAACATAAATCATCAAGAAATTCTAAAAATGGGAACAACCCAATCAAACGCAACCATAAGACTTATTCCTATAATTGAGCAGTTAAATAAAGACTTCCAAGATATGAAAATAGAGTTTAATATAGATAGTAGCTTAAATCTAATAGAACAACTTTTAGACTATCAAATAGACATAGCTTTTATAAATGGAAAGCCAAATCATAAAGACTTAGAAATTCTAAATGTATTTAAAGATGAGATATATTATGTAGAACCCAAAGATAAAGAAGTTAAAAACAACCTATTAGTTTATAGAGATACTTGTGCTTATTGTCTTCATTTGCAAGATTATGCGAAGCAAAATAGTGATTTAGAGTATAAAACTATAGCTTTACAAAACTATGAGCTAATGTTAGGACTTACAAAAGCAGGCTATGGTGTAACACTACTTTCAAAAAGTATCATAGATAAGTTTGGCTATACAGACAAACTAAAGCTTACAAGAATACAAAGTGACTTTGATGCTCATTTAGTTTGTAGAAAAGATTATCGTCCGATGATTGAAGATTATCTAAGAACTAAGTTGCAATAG
- a CDS encoding GNAT family N-acetyltransferase has translation MSVIIRDAVSSDAQTILDFIIELAVYEKAEHEVKTNVEQTREAIFGDNSTVKALICEENGVAIGYAVYFYNYSTWLGKKGIYLEDLYITELKRGNGAGKKMLKHLAKKALNEKCGRFEWSCLDWNTPSREFYESLGAKSQDEWIGYRLEGKTLEDFAKS, from the coding sequence ATGTCAGTTATTATAAGAGATGCAGTATCAAGTGATGCTCAAACTATACTAGATTTTATTATTGAGTTAGCTGTTTATGAAAAAGCAGAACATGAAGTAAAAACAAATGTAGAACAAACAAGAGAAGCTATTTTTGGTGATAACTCTACTGTAAAAGCTTTGATTTGTGAAGAAAATGGAGTTGCTATTGGTTATGCTGTATATTTTTACAACTACTCAACTTGGCTTGGTAAAAAAGGTATTTATTTAGAAGACTTATATATCACAGAGCTAAAAAGAGGAAATGGTGCAGGTAAGAAGATGTTAAAACATCTTGCAAAAAAAGCACTTAATGAGAAGTGTGGAAGGTTTGAATGGTCATGTTTAGATTGGAATACTCCATCAAGAGAGTTTTATGAAAGTCTTGGTGCAAAAAGCCAAGATGAATGGATAGGATATAGACTAGAAGGCAAAACTTTAGAAGATTTTGCAAAAAGTTAA
- a CDS encoding tetratricopeptide repeat protein, whose translation MNQENFEYLYSQFNQKMQNKEFEDALFLVPELLSVAGDNDLDVFYTLMGKASALTNLNEDKDVIETYDEIIEKFEDTKNEIIFRYLAYSYYNKALIYAKSNDYEKELECYNRLLEKFIEDTSSQLEIVLVKAYLNKAVCINQLKERKDAIVVYEELLLNFKDSVNPDVLDNLAYASFNIALLYAKEEQNDEAIKAYDFLIDNFNSYEEESIKELVAKAYVNKAGRYREQNYIGKAIEVYDQVIEKYEKEQGVLLKQVALALYNKSIILSQLNNEKELLEVCDIIIEKFSDSKDDMIMNVVSSAEVVKNKEKFNHSF comes from the coding sequence TTGAATCAAGAAAACTTTGAATATTTATACAGTCAATTTAATCAAAAGATGCAAAATAAAGAGTTTGAGGATGCTTTGTTTTTAGTACCCGAGTTATTAAGTGTAGCTGGAGACAATGACCTTGATGTATTTTATACACTTATGGGGAAAGCCTCAGCACTTACAAACCTAAATGAAGATAAAGATGTAATTGAAACATATGATGAAATAATAGAAAAATTTGAAGATACAAAAAATGAGATTATCTTTAGATATCTAGCATATAGTTATTATAATAAAGCTTTAATTTATGCTAAATCAAATGATTATGAAAAAGAACTTGAATGCTATAACAGGCTTTTAGAAAAATTTATTGAAGATACATCTTCTCAATTAGAGATTGTTTTAGTAAAAGCTTATTTAAATAAAGCTGTTTGCATAAATCAACTAAAAGAAAGAAAAGATGCAATTGTCGTTTATGAAGAACTGCTTTTAAATTTTAAAGACTCAGTAAACCCAGACGTTCTAGACAATCTTGCTTATGCTTCATTTAACATAGCTTTATTGTATGCAAAAGAAGAACAAAATGATGAAGCTATTAAAGCTTATGACTTTTTAATTGATAACTTTAATTCATATGAAGAAGAGAGTATCAAAGAACTCGTAGCAAAAGCTTATGTAAATAAAGCAGGAAGGTATAGGGAACAAAACTATATTGGAAAGGCAATTGAGGTTTATGATCAAGTTATAGAAAAGTATGAAAAAGAACAAGGTGTACTTTTAAAGCAAGTGGCACTTGCTTTATATAATAAATCTATTATATTAAGTCAATTAAATAATGAAAAAGAACTTTTAGAAGTTTGTGATATTATCATAGAAAAATTCTCAGATAGTAAAGATGATATGATTATGAATGTAGTATCATCTGCTGAGGTAGTTAAAAATAAAGAGAAGTTTAATCACTCTTTTTAA
- a CDS encoding methyl-accepting chemotaxis protein — MFKKMTIKAKVIGLIVVSLSLLAVVIAGFSVSKAKEGILAQNYAMLTSARDSKANQITNFFQERVGDIKVLSKSKDILELYNSLEQTFDVVGLDDKSSYDVKNQLVKNVTSKYEEYFQSYMKEYGYYDIFLINAQTGHVIYTAAKESDYGANLKYGSLKNSGLGKVFANTLTRNKPTFEDMRPYAPSNNTPAMFLGNPISKNGKVDAVLVFQISDRSINKIMQFREGYGKSQEDYLVGSDKLMRSDSYLDPKGHSLIASFSNNTQVKTKGSQNALDGQSNTEIIDDYNGNPVLSAYAPLNISSDIKWAILSEIDEAEVLKTPNAIRNLILIIALALLIFVIAGAVITINNIVVKRLVKFQDGLEGFFDYVNRKSSDVKELETDSFDEIGLMAQVVNENIKKAKKGIEEDRAIIDETITVLNEFEKGDLTQRITTSVNNPALNELRDVLNKMGDNLENNIDNILDVLEKFSNYNYLSKVDTTGIKEHLERLAKGVNSLGVSITEMLVDNKKNGLIVDSSSEHLLSNVDTLNQASNEAAASLEETAAALEEITGNVSSTTQKISEMSTLANEVTASASKGEELASRTTLAMDEINDQVSSINEAITVIDQIAFQTNILSLNAAVEAATAGEAGKGFAVVAQEVRNLASRSAEAAKEIKELVENANIKANEGKNIAGEMIKGYEGLNSNIDKTIELISDVSSASKEQETGIVQINDAINSLDQQTQKNATVAGETKNIALNTAALAKDIVSKANEKEFEGKDSIDISKDIKAINSTNDSVSVTAQSRTVSRPQSQAKPQAKYEPKTFNDTSSDDEWESF; from the coding sequence ATGTTTAAAAAGATGACAATTAAAGCTAAAGTAATAGGGCTTATTGTAGTGTCATTAAGTTTACTTGCAGTTGTTATAGCAGGTTTTTCAGTAAGCAAAGCTAAAGAGGGTATTTTAGCTCAAAACTACGCTATGCTGACATCTGCAAGGGATTCAAAAGCAAACCAAATAACAAACTTTTTTCAAGAGAGAGTTGGGGATATAAAGGTTTTATCTAAAAGTAAAGATATTTTAGAACTTTATAATTCCCTTGAGCAAACTTTTGATGTTGTTGGCTTAGATGATAAGTCTTCATATGATGTAAAAAATCAATTGGTAAAAAATGTAACAAGTAAGTATGAAGAGTATTTTCAAAGTTATATGAAAGAGTATGGTTATTACGATATATTCTTAATAAATGCTCAAACAGGTCACGTAATATATACAGCAGCAAAAGAGTCTGATTATGGAGCAAACTTAAAGTACGGTTCATTGAAAAATAGTGGTTTAGGAAAGGTTTTTGCAAACACTCTTACTAGAAATAAACCAACATTTGAAGATATGAGACCTTATGCACCAAGTAATAATACACCTGCAATGTTCCTAGGAAATCCTATTTCTAAAAATGGAAAGGTAGATGCAGTTTTAGTTTTCCAAATAAGTGATAGGTCAATTAATAAAATTATGCAGTTTAGAGAAGGTTATGGAAAATCACAAGAAGATTACTTAGTAGGTTCTGATAAACTTATGAGAAGTGATAGTTATCTTGACCCTAAAGGGCACAGTTTAATAGCTTCTTTCTCAAATAATACGCAAGTTAAAACTAAAGGAAGCCAAAATGCATTAGATGGTCAATCAAATACAGAAATTATTGATGACTATAATGGAAATCCTGTATTATCAGCATATGCACCTTTAAATATTAGTTCTGATATAAAATGGGCGATTTTATCTGAGATTGATGAAGCTGAAGTTTTAAAAACACCAAATGCTATTAGAAACTTAATTTTAATCATTGCTTTAGCATTACTTATTTTTGTAATTGCAGGAGCTGTTATTACTATTAATAATATCGTTGTAAAAAGATTAGTTAAATTCCAAGATGGTTTAGAAGGCTTCTTTGATTATGTAAATAGAAAATCTTCTGATGTAAAAGAGTTAGAAACAGATAGTTTTGATGAAATAGGTTTAATGGCTCAGGTTGTTAATGAGAATATCAAAAAAGCTAAAAAAGGTATTGAAGAAGATAGAGCTATTATTGATGAGACAATTACTGTTTTAAATGAGTTTGAAAAAGGTGATTTAACTCAAAGAATAACAACATCAGTTAATAACCCAGCATTAAATGAACTAAGAGATGTTTTAAATAAAATGGGTGATAACTTAGAGAATAATATTGATAATATTTTAGATGTTTTAGAAAAATTCTCAAATTACAACTACTTAAGTAAAGTTGATACAACAGGAATAAAAGAGCATTTAGAAAGACTTGCAAAGGGCGTTAACTCTTTAGGTGTTTCTATTACAGAAATGTTAGTTGATAATAAGAAGAATGGTCTTATTGTTGATAGTTCATCTGAACATCTATTATCAAATGTAGACACATTAAATCAAGCTTCAAATGAAGCAGCAGCATCACTTGAAGAAACAGCAGCAGCTCTTGAAGAGATTACAGGAAATGTATCTTCAACAACACAAAAAATTTCAGAAATGTCTACTTTAGCAAATGAAGTTACTGCATCAGCTAGTAAAGGTGAAGAACTAGCTTCAAGAACTACTTTAGCAATGGATGAAATAAATGACCAAGTAAGTTCAATCAATGAAGCAATTACAGTAATTGATCAAATTGCTTTCCAAACAAATATTCTTTCATTAAACGCAGCAGTAGAAGCAGCAACAGCAGGTGAAGCTGGAAAAGGTTTTGCCGTAGTAGCACAAGAAGTGCGAAACTTAGCTTCAAGAAGTGCAGAAGCAGCAAAAGAGATTAAAGAATTAGTTGAAAATGCAAATATCAAAGCCAATGAAGGTAAAAATATTGCAGGTGAAATGATTAAAGGTTATGAGGGATTAAACTCAAATATTGATAAAACAATTGAGCTTATTTCAGATGTTTCAAGTGCTTCAAAAGAACAGGAAACTGGTATTGTTCAAATAAATGATGCTATTAACTCACTAGACCAACAAACTCAAAAAAATGCAACAGTTGCAGGTGAAACTAAAAACATTGCATTAAATACAGCAGCATTAGCAAAAGATATAGTTTCAAAAGCAAATGAAAAAGAGTTTGAAGGAAAAGATAGTATTGATATTTCAAAAGATATCAAAGCTATAAATAGTACAAATGATAGTGTTAGTGTAACTGCTCAAAGTAGAACAGTTTCAAGACCACAAAGTCAAGCTAAACCTCAAGCAAAATATGAACCTAAAACTTTCAATGATACTTCGTCAGATGATGAGTGGGAAAGTTTCTAA